GCGGGTGAGGTTCGGCCGGGAGGGTGGCTGAAGATGTGCTTGGCCAGGATCGAGTGGGCGGCGATGGCCAGCACCAGCACGACCAGCCGCAACCGGAAGCTCGCGCGGTGCGGCGCGGGGTCGATGCCGATGATCGACACGGTGAAGAGGTAGCCGGCGAGAAATAAGTGGGCCAGCACGAGGTGGTGCAGGAGTGGGTCACCCAGCGTCGCGGTGCTGAGCGGGGTGGCGTAGAGCGCCCATAACGAGCCGGCGTTGATGAGCGCCGCCGGCGCCGGATGGGTCAGGAACCGGGCGATCGGCAAGTGCAGGAATCGGGAAAGGCGGCGAGCAGACCTGACGTCGAGCGTGCGCAGCGCCAGCGTGATCGGGGCGGACAGCGCGAGCAACAGCGGAGCCAGCATCCCGAGGAGAAGGTGGGCCGCCATGTGCGCCGCGAAGTCATGCTGTGCCGCGTCGGCGAGCGGGCCGATCACCGCCGCCGCGATGGTCGTGATCCCCAGCAGCCAGGAGATCACCCGGCGGGCCGGCCAGGGGCGTCGGCCGGCTCGCTGCTGGGAGGCGGCGGCCGCGAGGTAGAGCACCGCGGCAGTGCCGAGCAGCAGCGCCAGCGGCAAGCCCGGGTCGAAGCCGGCGTGGCCATGATGGGCGTGCACAGTCTTGCGGCGTTTCAGCCGGTGCGGCGCCGAGACGCCACGACGGTCAGCGCGACCCCGATTGCCAGCAGCGCCGCCGCGGAGGCGTTCCACGCCAGGTCGTACAGCAGGATTTCGACGTCGTACCGTATCTGGTGCACGCCCAGGACCTTGTGATCGATGACCCCGTCCCAAAGCTGGAATACCCCTGCTCCGGTGAAGAAGCCTGCCCAGGCCGCAATGTTAGAAAACGTGTTCCTGCGCCGCGTGTCTGCCAGCAGGAAGAATCCAGCCACCAGAGCGACCAGTTCGACCGCATGAAGCAGGCCGTCGGAGAGCAAGCCGATGTCAGGGGTCGAATTGTCATAGAAATGGTGCCAGCCCAGCACCTGGTGGAACACGATCTCGTCGACACCGGCCAGCACGGCGACGCCGATGAGGAACGCCGACCAGTACGACTTGTGTCCCAACACCGTGACCCGCTCGAAGCGAGAAGCAGCTTGCGCCATCCGTGCCCCCTTGATCGGTGTCCTCACGACCCTACGTCCACCGTCGCAGCCGTGTGTCGGGTGCTGGAACTGCAGACTCCTCAAGGAGACCTTCGGCCCTATTCGGTGAGCATCTCGCGGGTGATGCTGAAAGCGCCAGGTGCGCCTGCCGCAGGCGGACAGCTGCGGCGCCGAAGGAGATGCAGGCATGACGACCGTGTCGATCACATCGCGTGAGGGTAGTTCCCAAACGCCGCGTCAGAACCGGCGGAACGTGCTCGGAGATGGTCTGAGCCCGTACGTGTCGGGTGGTGCGCTGGCCGTCATCGCGGCGCCGGCCGCGGGTCTCACGGTGGCCTTCCCGTCGCTGCTGCACGGTGTCGCGGTGAGTAACGGAAATGTGCGGGGTACCGCTGTCGCGCTGTTAGCAGTCGGCCTGCCGGTCCTGATCGTCGCGATGATCGGAACGAGCCGAGGATCGACACGGGCGTTCGTGGTATGGCTGGGAACCCTGGGCTACCTGATCTATCAGGCGGTTCTGCTCTGTTTCGCAACTCCGATGAACAACCTGTTCCTGCTCTACGTCGCATACCTCGGCATGGCGGTCTGGAGCACGGTGATGCTGCTGCGAGCCACCGATCTGCGCGCCTTCGCCGCGCGACTGTCCGACGCCGTTCCAGCGCGGGGAATCGCCGCCGCGGCGCTGATCCTTGTCGTCCTGAACGCAGCCGCCTGGCTGTGGAAGATCGTGCCCGCGACGTTCAGCTCCAGGCCGGTCTCGGTGCTGGATGGGACGGGCCTGGTGGTCAACCCGGTCTACGTGCAGGACCTCGCGATCTGGCTTCCGCTGCTGACGGTGGCCGCAGTGGCATGTTGGCGACGCGAGAGCTGGGGGTTGTTGATCACCGCAGCGATGCTGGCGCTTTTCATCCTGGAGAGCATCAGTGTCTCAGTGGACCAGTGGTTCGGCTCGCATGCCGACCCGACCTCACCGGTGTCGTCGATGTCGATGACGCCTGTCTTCGCCGTCATCGCCGCGATCACCGCCGGGCTTCTCGCATGGTTCCTACGTGCGGTCGACGGAGCCCCTGGCTGATGTGCCCGTTCGAAAGCACACGTTGGGAGCAGACATGACTGAAATGCCCGTGCGGGACCGCGGCGCCACTACACGGCCGTTCCCGTCCAGTCGGCGGCTGGTCACCGCGGCCATGCGTGCCGGCAGGCGGATCACACCCATGACCGGGCTGTTCCAGGTGGACATCACCTCGGCTCGCCGCATGCTCTCTGACGCCGAGCCGCCGCTGTCATTGACCGCCTTCATCGTCGCCTGCGTGGGCCGGGCGGCGGCGAGCCATCCGCAGGTGCACGCCTACCGCGACTGGCGGGGGCGCCTCGTCGAGCACCGCCACGTCGACATCCAGGTGTTGATCGAGGTGCCGACCGGCCGGGGAGCGTTCGGGCTGGTCCACGTCGTTCGCGACGCCGACGTGCGCAGCGTCGCCGACATCAGCACTGAGATCCGAGCCGTCAAGGCGGACCCCGCTGGCGCCGGCAGCGGACGGCTGCTCCACACCCTCGCGCCGGCGTTGGGACGAGTGCCCGGTCTTTACCGGTCGATGTACGCCGTGATGAGCCGTTCCCACCACGCGCGCGAGGCCATCGGTACGGTGCAGGTCAGCGCAATCGGCATGTTCGCCGCCGGCGGCGGCTTCGCCATCGCCCCGCCCACGCTCGCATCTCTCGCCGTCGTCGTCGGAGGGATCAGCACTCGGCCGGTCGAGGTCGACGGCCACCTTGAGACGATCGAGCTTCTCGACCTGGCTGTCACCGTCGATCACAACGTCGTCGACGGCGCGCCTGCCACCCGCTTCGCAGCTGATCTCCGTCAGATCAT
This portion of the Jatrophihabitans sp. genome encodes:
- a CDS encoding cytochrome c oxidase assembly protein, giving the protein MHAHHGHAGFDPGLPLALLLGTAAVLYLAAAASQQRAGRRPWPARRVISWLLGITTIAAAVIGPLADAAQHDFAAHMAAHLLLGMLAPLLLALSAPITLALRTLDVRSARRLSRFLHLPIARFLTHPAPAALINAGSLWALYATPLSTATLGDPLLHHLVLAHLFLAGYLFTVSIIGIDPAPHRASFRLRLVVLVLAIAAHSILAKHIFSHPPGRTSPAQAEQGAMLMYYGGDLLELALVMLFCAQWYRAARPAAAQLTATRKPVGRDRDVHRSRT
- a CDS encoding DUF2243 domain-containing protein, yielding MAQAASRFERVTVLGHKSYWSAFLIGVAVLAGVDEIVFHQVLGWHHFYDNSTPDIGLLSDGLLHAVELVALVAGFFLLADTRRRNTFSNIAAWAGFFTGAGVFQLWDGVIDHKVLGVHQIRYDVEILLYDLAWNASAAALLAIGVALTVVASRRRTG
- a CDS encoding 2-oxo acid dehydrogenase subunit E2, whose amino-acid sequence is MTEMPVRDRGATTRPFPSSRRLVTAAMRAGRRITPMTGLFQVDITSARRMLSDAEPPLSLTAFIVACVGRAAASHPQVHAYRDWRGRLVEHRHVDIQVLIEVPTGRGAFGLVHVVRDADVRSVADISTEIRAVKADPAGAGSGRLLHTLAPALGRVPGLYRSMYAVMSRSHHAREAIGTVQVSAIGMFAAGGGFAIAPPTLASLAVVVGGISTRPVEVDGHLETIELLDLAVTVDHNVVDGAPATRFAADLRQIMQAWASLASVSATSTSSITHTCKDLQPFRGPLRDPPLRL